Proteins encoded by one window of Chryseobacterium foetidum:
- the porD gene encoding type IX secretion system protein PorD: MKKSIIILFLLLISQFSSAQEILATVNVNTQQIQGSNQQAFKALEKSLRDFINNTSWTGKKLQNFEKIKSNFSLVLNERDGNRYRGSIVVQAVRPVYNTTYESPLINVQDTKFAFEYVENENLIFNERQFSGKNLIDVISFYVYVILGYDADSFQSNAGTQWFSKAQQIAQNSQNRGYEGWNPINEPRSRTILISEILNPNMNQLRATMYTYHRAGLDNLFNQDQSQGKKILSDALMQLKMYENNFQQNYFFNLFIDNKSDEIYNIFNSSNNGGVNVADLKQLMTVFAPKFAETKWNKWK, encoded by the coding sequence ATGAAAAAATCAATCATCATACTTTTTCTGCTTTTAATTTCTCAGTTTTCTTCAGCTCAGGAAATTCTGGCGACTGTAAACGTTAATACACAACAGATTCAGGGAAGTAATCAACAGGCATTTAAAGCTTTGGAGAAAAGTTTAAGAGACTTCATCAACAATACAAGCTGGACCGGAAAGAAATTACAGAATTTCGAAAAGATTAAATCAAATTTCTCATTGGTTTTAAATGAAAGAGACGGCAACAGATACCGTGGCAGTATCGTAGTGCAGGCCGTAAGACCGGTTTATAACACGACCTACGAGTCGCCGCTCATCAATGTTCAGGATACCAAATTTGCATTCGAATATGTGGAAAACGAAAACCTAATCTTCAACGAAAGACAGTTTTCCGGCAAAAATCTGATTGATGTGATCAGTTTTTATGTGTACGTAATTTTAGGTTACGATGCAGACAGTTTCCAGTCCAACGCCGGTACGCAATGGTTTTCAAAGGCCCAGCAGATTGCCCAGAATTCGCAAAACCGGGGCTACGAAGGCTGGAATCCGATTAATGAGCCGAGAAGCCGCACGATTTTAATCAGCGAAATTTTAAATCCAAATATGAATCAGCTTCGTGCGACGATGTATACGTATCACAGAGCGGGTTTGGATAATCTTTTCAATCAGGATCAGAGTCAGGGTAAGAAAATTCTTTCTGATGCACTGATGCAGCTGAAAATGTATGAAAACAATTTCCAGCAGAATTATTTCTTCAATCTTTTTATCGATAATAAAAGCGACGAAATTTACAATATTTTCAATTCAAGCAATAACGGTGGCGTTAATGTTGCAGATCTGAAACAGCTGATGACTGTCTTCGCACCAAAATTTGCCGAAACCAAATGGAATAAGTGGAAGTAG
- the coaBC gene encoding bifunctional phosphopantothenoylcysteine decarboxylase/phosphopantothenate--cysteine ligase CoaBC, translating to MAISGKKILLAVSGGIAAYKIHFLIRDLIKKGADVQVIMTADAEQFVTKLSLSVLSKKPVYSDFYGENGSWNSHVDLGLWSDLMIVAPCTANTLAKMVNGICDNLLIATYMSAKCPVVIAPAMDLDMYRHSSTQNNLDLAEDFGHIIIPAESGELASGLVGQGRMAEPETIVKIIDDFFNLNQNKAFEGKTVLITAGPTYEAIDPVRFIGNHSSGKMGYSLADEAAKRGAKVILISGPSSEKVSEQNIELHKVTSAKEMFDKVFEFYDTVDIGIASAAVADYTPKVVASEKIKKNDDSFTIELIKNPDILKTMGEKKKQQFLVGFALETQNEEENAMGKLHKKNLDMIVLNSLRDAGAGFKNDTNKIKIFTETEKKEFDLKPKDSVAKDILDFVENQYLK from the coding sequence ATGGCAATCTCAGGGAAAAAAATCCTTCTTGCAGTTTCCGGCGGTATCGCGGCTTACAAAATTCATTTTCTGATTAGGGATCTGATTAAAAAAGGTGCAGACGTGCAGGTGATTATGACCGCTGATGCAGAGCAGTTTGTTACCAAGCTAAGTCTTTCAGTTTTATCTAAAAAACCAGTGTACAGCGATTTTTATGGAGAAAACGGTTCGTGGAACAGCCATGTAGATTTGGGACTTTGGAGTGATTTGATGATCGTAGCGCCCTGCACAGCAAATACTTTGGCCAAAATGGTCAATGGGATTTGTGATAATCTGCTGATTGCAACCTATATGTCGGCAAAATGCCCTGTCGTTATCGCTCCGGCTATGGATTTGGATATGTACAGACATTCTTCCACGCAGAATAATCTTGATCTTGCCGAAGATTTCGGGCACATCATTATTCCGGCAGAAAGTGGTGAATTGGCAAGCGGATTGGTCGGTCAGGGAAGAATGGCCGAACCTGAAACAATTGTCAAAATCATCGATGATTTTTTTAATTTAAATCAAAATAAGGCTTTTGAGGGAAAAACAGTTTTAATTACAGCTGGTCCTACCTATGAAGCAATCGATCCTGTGAGATTTATCGGAAATCATTCTTCAGGAAAAATGGGTTACTCATTAGCGGATGAAGCGGCAAAACGGGGTGCAAAAGTGATTCTGATTTCCGGGCCGAGTTCAGAGAAGGTTTCAGAGCAAAATATTGAGCTTCACAAAGTTACTTCGGCGAAAGAAATGTTTGACAAAGTTTTTGAGTTTTACGATACTGTTGATATTGGAATTGCAAGCGCTGCCGTCGCAGACTACACTCCCAAAGTAGTGGCTTCAGAAAAAATCAAAAAAAATGACGACAGTTTCACCATTGAATTAATTAAAAATCCTGACATCCTGAAGACAATGGGCGAAAAGAAAAAGCAACAGTTTTTGGTTGGTTTTGCTCTTGAAACTCAGAATGAGGAAGAAAATGCCATGGGAAAACTTCACAAGAAAAATCTCGACATGATTGTTTTGAATTCTCTCCGCGATGCCGGGGCAGGATTTAAAAACGATACCAATAAAATTAAAATTTTCACAGAGACAGAGAAGAAAGAATTTGATCTAAAACCTAAAGACTCTGTAGCAAAAGACATTCTCGATTTCGTTGAAAATCAATATTTAAAATAA
- a CDS encoding DNA-directed RNA polymerase subunit omega — protein sequence MSVKDTKAEVNTITYNKDKIEDKVGSIYEAIVIMGKRAEQINAEIRTELHNKLDEFAVHNSTLEEVFENREQIEISKHYEKLPKPTSIAIEEWLNDDVYFKKTEDRK from the coding sequence ATGAGCGTAAAAGATACAAAAGCAGAAGTAAATACCATTACTTACAACAAAGACAAGATTGAAGACAAAGTAGGATCAATCTACGAGGCGATTGTTATCATGGGCAAAAGAGCTGAGCAGATCAATGCAGAAATCCGTACAGAACTTCACAATAAACTGGATGAATTTGCAGTACACAATTCTACCCTTGAAGAAGTTTTCGAAAACAGAGAGCAGATTGAGATCTCAAAGCATTACGAAAAACTTCCGAAACCTACTTCTATTGCGATTGAAGAATGGTTGAACGACGATGTTTACTTCAAAAAAACTGAAGACAGAAAATAA
- a CDS encoding outer membrane protein assembly factor BamD: MKKYILGIFAVAVLAACKSTQQKALTSADKTFILKTANENFAKKKWKNALALYDRLPNLVAGTDDAPNVVFNSAYANYYDKNYKLAGHQFKNFSVSFPQDPRKEEAAYMSALCYYNGSMDYNLDQSSTELAINELQDFLTNYPDSERGKNINTMIDELTYKLEFKAYENAKHYYKMGDYKSTGVAFENVLEDFPSTKLRPKIYDYMLNARYLLAMGSNYELKDERIESALAFTRQVEKELPNTEYSKTALDLRGKLEREKKDFVVVKKQNEERIALLNERQKKIADQEAKKVKTEEQMKDQMENEKQANQMRRDSAVLQTPPPAATFKIQR, from the coding sequence ATGAAAAAGTATATTTTAGGTATTTTCGCTGTAGCGGTACTTGCTGCCTGTAAAAGCACTCAGCAAAAAGCATTAACCAGTGCGGATAAAACGTTTATCCTGAAAACTGCCAACGAAAATTTTGCTAAAAAGAAATGGAAAAATGCATTGGCATTATACGATAGACTTCCTAATCTTGTTGCAGGAACAGATGATGCTCCGAATGTGGTTTTTAATTCGGCGTATGCCAATTATTACGACAAAAATTATAAACTTGCAGGGCACCAGTTTAAAAACTTCTCCGTAAGCTTTCCGCAGGATCCAAGAAAAGAAGAAGCTGCCTACATGTCTGCACTCTGCTACTACAACGGATCTATGGATTATAACTTAGATCAGTCGAGTACAGAGTTAGCGATCAATGAGCTTCAGGATTTCCTTACGAACTACCCTGATTCTGAAAGAGGAAAAAACATCAACACCATGATTGATGAGCTTACATACAAACTCGAATTCAAAGCATACGAAAATGCGAAACACTATTACAAAATGGGAGATTACAAATCTACCGGTGTAGCATTTGAAAACGTTTTGGAAGATTTCCCAAGTACAAAACTTCGTCCGAAAATCTACGATTATATGCTGAATGCCCGCTATTTACTGGCAATGGGATCCAACTACGAATTGAAAGATGAGCGTATTGAAAGTGCTTTAGCCTTTACAAGACAGGTTGAAAAAGAACTTCCGAATACAGAATACTCTAAGACAGCTTTAGATTTAAGGGGAAAACTTGAAAGAGAGAAGAAGGATTTTGTTGTTGTGAAAAAGCAGAATGAAGAAAGAATTGCTTTGCTGAACGAAAGACAGAAAAAAATCGCTGATCAGGAAGCGAAAAAGGTGAAAACTGAAGAACAGATGAAAGATCAGATGGAAAACGAAAAGCAGGCAAACCAAATGAGAAGAGACAGTGCAGTGTTGCAGACACCTCCTCCGGCAGCCACTTTCAAAATCCAAAGATAA
- a CDS encoding TetR/AcrR family transcriptional regulator, with protein MKKKFTEKQIHILDIAEELIAKKGYEGTSVRDICSKANINVAMISYYFGSKEKMMSYLYQYRVLKTRENFSEFADTIKDGKPEMQMKEMVKFIIAQLFKYNYFHGFVTQELRHSDQVKNELLDCYQLFVRKIDEVTKKGVASGVFTFAPKPEDLLTVIIGATLFVIRNKNFYELYVPHKDSDAYDREAEKKVRVNTLMSVFAILGYATD; from the coding sequence ATGAAGAAAAAGTTTACCGAGAAACAAATCCATATTTTAGATATTGCTGAAGAACTTATTGCTAAAAAAGGGTATGAAGGTACTTCTGTAAGGGATATTTGCTCAAAAGCGAATATCAACGTTGCGATGATTTCGTATTACTTTGGCTCCAAAGAAAAAATGATGTCTTATCTCTACCAGTACAGAGTTTTAAAAACAAGGGAGAATTTTTCTGAATTTGCAGACACCATCAAAGACGGAAAGCCGGAAATGCAAATGAAGGAAATGGTGAAGTTTATTATCGCCCAACTTTTTAAATACAATTACTTTCATGGCTTTGTTACTCAGGAATTAAGACACTCCGATCAGGTAAAAAACGAACTTCTAGATTGCTACCAGTTGTTTGTTCGAAAAATTGATGAAGTCACGAAAAAAGGAGTTGCATCAGGCGTTTTTACTTTTGCCCCAAAACCGGAAGATTTACTTACCGTAATTATCGGAGCAACACTTTTCGTAATTAGAAATAAAAATTTCTACGAGCTCTATGTTCCACACAAAGACTCTGATGCATACGACAGAGAAGCCGAAAAAAAGGTAAGAGTGAATACTTTAATGTCGGTTTTTGCTATTCTGGGATACGCTACAGACTAA
- a CDS encoding TatD family hydrolase yields MPYFDFHHHKINISNGIYNLELFQTVPEVLFSVGIHPKDIDENNFIQQIEWLKASINENCFAIGECGLDSMVAVTAEIQNEVFLEQINIANEFKKPLIIHCVKRFSELIPFRKKSDFPMILHGFNKKQTVADSLLSNNFYLSFGKAVLYNLSLQNTLKSAPLDKIFLETDDADFNIEELYRKVAEIKKISLENLQDQISVNLETIKNG; encoded by the coding sequence ATGCCTTATTTTGATTTTCACCATCACAAAATAAATATTTCAAATGGTATTTATAATCTTGAACTGTTTCAAACGGTTCCGGAGGTTTTGTTTTCTGTTGGAATTCATCCGAAAGATATCGATGAAAATAATTTCATACAGCAAATTGAGTGGTTAAAAGCAAGTATAAATGAAAACTGCTTTGCGATTGGAGAGTGTGGTTTGGATTCGATGGTTGCGGTGACTGCTGAAATTCAGAACGAAGTATTTTTAGAACAAATCAATATTGCCAATGAATTTAAAAAGCCTTTGATTATTCACTGTGTTAAAAGATTTTCTGAACTGATTCCATTTAGAAAAAAATCTGACTTTCCAATGATTCTGCATGGTTTTAATAAAAAACAGACCGTGGCAGACAGCCTTCTTTCAAATAATTTTTATCTGAGTTTTGGAAAAGCGGTTTTGTATAATCTATCTTTGCAAAATACTTTAAAAAGCGCTCCTTTAGATAAGATATTTTTAGAAACCGACGATGCAGATTTTAATATTGAAGAACTGTATCGCAAAGTTGCAGAAATAAAAAAAATATCATTAGAAAATCTTCAGGATCAAATTTCTGTTAATTTAGAAACGATAAAAAATGGATAA
- a CDS encoding tRNA threonylcarbamoyladenosine dehydratase — translation MDKNWLERTELLIKETGLENLHNSNVLVVGLGGVGSFAAEFLARAGVGSMTIVDGDTVDITNINRQLPALHSTIGKHKVEIVGDRLLDINPKLNLIRINEFLNPDRMDEVFEGKNFDYVLDCIDSITPKLALIVAAKRRKIKVVSCMGAGGKTDPAKVLVRDISKTQHCHLARQIRKRLKKVKIDKGVRCVFSDDIQDEESLKMTDGSNYKRSFYGTISYMPAIFGLYAASEVINYLVKKTDSPDAEL, via the coding sequence ATGGATAAAAACTGGCTGGAAAGAACAGAACTTCTCATCAAAGAAACAGGTTTGGAAAATCTTCACAATTCCAACGTTTTAGTTGTAGGACTTGGCGGTGTAGGATCTTTTGCTGCGGAATTTTTGGCCAGAGCAGGTGTGGGAAGCATGACGATTGTAGATGGTGACACCGTGGATATTACGAATATCAACAGACAGTTGCCGGCACTTCATTCTACCATCGGAAAACACAAAGTTGAAATTGTAGGCGACAGACTTTTAGACATCAACCCGAAACTGAATCTTATCAGAATAAACGAATTTCTTAATCCTGACCGTATGGATGAAGTTTTTGAAGGAAAAAATTTCGATTATGTTTTAGACTGCATCGACAGCATTACCCCAAAACTTGCTTTGATCGTCGCCGCAAAACGAAGAAAAATAAAAGTCGTGAGCTGCATGGGAGCCGGTGGAAAAACAGATCCTGCAAAAGTTTTGGTACGCGACATCAGCAAAACCCAGCACTGTCACTTGGCAAGACAAATCAGAAAGAGGCTGAAAAAAGTAAAAATCGACAAAGGTGTCCGCTGTGTTTTTTCTGACGATATTCAGGATGAAGAAAGTTTGAAAATGACCGACGGAAGCAATTACAAAAGATCTTTTTACGGTACAATAAGCTACATGCCTGCGATTTTCGGACTGTATGCCGCTTCGGAAGTGATTAATTATCTGGTTAAAAAGACAGATTCTCCCGATGCAGAACTTTAA
- the rnpA gene encoding ribonuclease P protein component, with product MQNFKYPSAEKLKGKNDIKLLFEKGKWRTFGNLRIIILKNKENTPISELKFGVSVSKRYFKKAVDRNRFKRLLRECFRLNKELYKESFGDLSHAMLFWASSEKAAGYKEVEVQFVKLCQAQRKK from the coding sequence ATGCAGAACTTTAAATATCCTTCTGCTGAAAAGCTGAAAGGTAAAAACGACATCAAATTACTTTTCGAAAAAGGGAAATGGAGAACTTTTGGAAATCTGCGGATTATTATTTTAAAAAATAAAGAAAACACTCCCATTTCTGAACTGAAATTCGGAGTTTCAGTTTCTAAAAGATATTTCAAAAAAGCGGTTGACAGAAACCGTTTCAAGAGACTTTTGCGTGAATGTTTCCGTTTAAACAAAGAGCTGTATAAAGAATCTTTCGGCGATTTGTCGCATGCCATGCTGTTCTGGGCTTCTTCGGAAAAAGCGGCTGGTTACAAAGAAGTTGAGGTACAGTTTGTAAAGCTGTGTCAGGCTCAGCGCAAAAAATAA
- a CDS encoding DUF4126 domain-containing protein, giving the protein MLDNIPYFPYIVSAFFGIGLSAATGFRVFLPLFAVSLSSYLGWIPMSDSFEWLAGLPTLIMTGIATVAEILAYYLPFVDNLLDSAAIPLSTIAGSVLFASQFADLGTFPQWALAIIAGGGTAATISSGFAGLRAASTATTGGTGNFIVGSTETAGAGFMTVVSMLTPVIAFILSIILIVLIVIGGKKLMKKFLAKKNANPKLE; this is encoded by the coding sequence ATGCTGGACAATATTCCTTACTTTCCATATATCGTGAGTGCCTTTTTTGGCATCGGTCTCTCTGCCGCAACCGGTTTCAGAGTTTTTCTGCCGCTGTTTGCCGTAAGTCTTTCTTCCTATCTGGGCTGGATTCCCATGAGCGACAGTTTTGAGTGGCTTGCAGGTCTTCCTACTTTAATTATGACCGGAATTGCTACTGTTGCAGAGATTCTCGCCTATTATTTACCATTTGTTGACAATCTTTTGGATTCTGCCGCAATTCCGCTTTCTACAATTGCAGGCTCGGTCTTGTTTGCGAGTCAGTTTGCAGATCTCGGGACTTTTCCGCAGTGGGCATTGGCCATTATTGCAGGCGGAGGAACGGCAGCAACCATCAGTTCAGGTTTTGCGGGCTTGCGGGCGGCTTCCACAGCAACTACAGGCGGAACCGGAAATTTTATTGTTGGCAGTACAGAAACTGCGGGTGCAGGATTTATGACGGTCGTTTCGATGCTTACACCCGTCATCGCTTTTATTTTAAGTATTATTTTAATTGTACTGATTGTAATTGGAGGAAAAAAACTGATGAAAAAGTTTTTAGCTAAAAAGAATGCAAATCCCAAATTAGAATAA
- a CDS encoding LptE family protein, translated as MNSLKNLFLLFIAVGLLNSCYSFTGSSLKDEKTVQINEFPNNAPLVNPTLSQQFSTDIQNRFLQRTTLKGTKSNPDILIEGEITDYSITPTNISSNTQQTSAGTIQQSQNKLTITVKVHYENKLHPDLSFDRTYMDEAAFNSDLSQADIEASQVRLVTERIINKIFNDIVANW; from the coding sequence ATGAATTCTCTTAAAAATCTATTTTTACTATTCATAGCTGTGGGCTTGTTGAATTCCTGCTACAGTTTCACAGGATCATCTCTTAAGGATGAAAAAACGGTACAGATCAATGAGTTTCCGAATAATGCTCCGTTGGTAAATCCTACACTTTCGCAACAGTTTTCCACAGATATTCAAAACAGATTTTTACAGAGAACTACCTTAAAAGGAACAAAATCAAACCCCGATATTTTAATTGAAGGTGAGATTACAGATTACTCGATTACGCCTACCAACATCAGCTCAAATACACAGCAGACATCGGCCGGTACCATACAGCAGTCGCAGAATAAACTGACGATTACGGTAAAAGTACATTACGAAAACAAACTGCATCCTGATTTGAGTTTTGACAGAACGTATATGGATGAAGCGGCCTTCAACAGCGACCTTTCTCAGGCAGATATTGAAGCTTCGCAGGTGAGATTGGTGACAGAGAGAATCATCAACAAGATTTTTAATGACATTGTAGCAAACTGGTAA
- a CDS encoding sigma-54 interaction domain-containing protein, protein MNELQNIKNRFGIIGNFPALNRALEKSIQVAPTDISVLVVGESGVGKEFIPKIIHSESKRKHQPYIVVNCGAIPEGTIDSELFGHEKGAFTGATATRKGYFEVADGGTIFLDEVGELPLQTQVRLLRVLESGEFMKVGSSQIQKTNVRIVAATNVNMMKAIQDGRFREDLFYRLNTVQIDMPALRERKGDIHLLFRKFAIDFAEKYRMPELELDPGAVHYIENYTFPGNVRQLRNLVEQMTVVERDRKVSVAKLTEYIPMDAHLPMVVNQPAGQKQTDFGNEREIMYKILFDMRSDINDLKSLTSELIKNRGTGDLSNQEKNLINRIYTPESTPQAASPNSLLYFENNNNNSQNVQNPTIISNSDDSYEDFEDIEIEENKPESLSLQNNEKDLIVKALEKHNGRRNRAADELGISQRTLYRKIKQYNLEE, encoded by the coding sequence ATGAACGAACTTCAAAATATAAAAAACCGCTTCGGCATCATCGGAAATTTTCCGGCTTTAAACCGAGCATTAGAAAAATCTATACAGGTGGCACCTACCGATATTTCCGTTTTGGTAGTCGGCGAAAGTGGTGTGGGGAAAGAATTTATCCCAAAAATCATCCATTCAGAATCCAAAAGAAAACACCAGCCTTACATCGTTGTCAACTGTGGTGCAATTCCTGAAGGAACCATCGATTCCGAGCTTTTCGGGCATGAAAAAGGAGCGTTTACGGGAGCAACGGCAACCAGAAAAGGGTATTTTGAAGTTGCAGATGGCGGAACCATTTTTCTTGATGAGGTGGGCGAATTGCCCTTGCAAACACAAGTTCGTTTGTTAAGAGTTCTGGAAAGCGGAGAGTTTATGAAAGTGGGATCTTCCCAAATTCAGAAAACCAATGTGAGAATCGTTGCCGCGACCAATGTGAATATGATGAAAGCCATTCAGGACGGGCGTTTCCGTGAAGATTTATTTTACCGTCTGAACACCGTGCAGATTGATATGCCTGCGTTGAGGGAAAGAAAAGGCGACATCCATCTGCTTTTCAGGAAATTTGCTATCGATTTTGCCGAAAAATACAGAATGCCTGAGCTGGAACTGGATCCAGGCGCAGTTCATTACATCGAAAACTATACTTTCCCTGGAAACGTGCGTCAGTTGAGAAATCTCGTTGAGCAAATGACAGTTGTGGAGCGCGACCGCAAGGTTTCTGTAGCAAAACTTACAGAATATATTCCTATGGATGCCCATTTGCCGATGGTGGTGAATCAGCCGGCCGGCCAGAAGCAGACCGATTTTGGGAACGAAAGAGAAATCATGTACAAAATTCTCTTCGATATGCGGAGCGACATAAATGATTTAAAATCCTTAACTTCGGAACTCATAAAGAATCGCGGGACCGGAGATCTCAGCAATCAGGAGAAAAACCTGATCAACAGAATTTACACTCCCGAATCTACGCCACAGGCGGCAAGCCCGAATTCTTTGCTGTATTTTGAAAATAATAATAATAACAGTCAGAATGTACAGAATCCTACGATCATCTCTAATTCAGATGATTCTTACGAAGATTTTGAAGACATTGAAATTGAAGAAAATAAACCCGAATCTCTCTCTCTGCAAAACAATGAGAAAGATTTAATTGTAAAAGCTCTGGAAAAACACAACGGCAGAAGAAACCGCGCGGCAGATGAACTGGGCATTTCGCAGAGGACTTTGTACAGAAAAATAAAACAATATAACTTAGAAGAATAA
- a CDS encoding tetratricopeptide repeat protein, whose amino-acid sequence MEKFQKYYLSLLILVIYSNLHGQVNCNAVEGEECKRACQIYNEASDFQGYRESQEAFDFAIKLCPNFSHLYREKSVPYLKRGDFITWKTLIDKAVELDPKMNLGYRGWCKYQFLRDYKGAIQDIEALENIYPTGYLGYSSNGDYELHIAKAICYSALGQKEKAISIIENQLAKKDHNVGLFDHYQLGVTYFELGKYDKALENFEKQSKHNNFAENIYFKSKVAKIRNKDYLDLKMKALKSYDEGKTMKDDYTHHFNKVYRAQIEEL is encoded by the coding sequence ATGGAAAAGTTTCAGAAATACTACCTTAGCCTTTTAATACTGGTTATTTATTCAAACCTACATGGGCAGGTAAACTGTAACGCTGTAGAGGGCGAGGAATGTAAACGGGCTTGTCAGATTTACAATGAAGCTTCTGATTTTCAGGGTTACAGAGAGTCACAGGAAGCATTTGATTTTGCAATTAAACTTTGCCCAAATTTTTCACACCTTTACAGGGAAAAATCTGTTCCTTATTTAAAAAGAGGAGATTTTATCACGTGGAAAACATTAATCGATAAAGCTGTTGAGCTTGATCCTAAAATGAATTTAGGATACAGAGGATGGTGCAAATATCAATTTTTAAGAGATTACAAAGGCGCAATTCAGGATATTGAAGCTTTAGAAAATATTTATCCAACAGGCTATTTAGGATATTCTTCAAATGGAGATTACGAATTGCATATTGCTAAAGCGATTTGCTATTCAGCTTTAGGTCAAAAAGAAAAGGCGATTTCCATTATCGAAAATCAGCTTGCGAAAAAAGATCATAACGTAGGTTTATTCGATCATTACCAATTAGGGGTCACTTATTTTGAACTCGGAAAATATGATAAAGCTTTAGAGAATTTCGAAAAACAAAGTAAACACAACAATTTTGCTGAAAATATTTATTTTAAAAGTAAAGTTGCCAAAATAAGAAACAAAGATTATTTAGATTTAAAAATGAAGGCTTTAAAAAGCTATGACGAGGGTAAAACCATGAAAGATGATTATACCCATCACTTCAATAAAGTTTATAGAGCTCAAATTGAAGAACTGTAA
- a CDS encoding DUF1016 N-terminal domain-containing protein, giving the protein MKNIANNHLLTQISALLDNARKKVAVAVNQTMVLTYFEIGRMIVEDEQNGESRAEYGKALLKDLSIHLTEKFGKGFSQRNLEQMRQFYLSYSIPQTLSAKSENENDQKRQTLSDLFEIRKSLPEKFNLSWSHYLKLMRISNINERKFYEIESFKNNWSLRFY; this is encoded by the coding sequence ATGAAAAACATAGCCAACAATCATCTTTTGACACAAATTTCTGCATTATTGGATAATGCAAGAAAGAAAGTGGCTGTGGCTGTAAATCAGACAATGGTGCTCACCTATTTTGAGATTGGGAGGATGATTGTGGAAGACGAACAAAATGGTGAAAGTCGTGCAGAGTACGGAAAAGCGTTGTTAAAAGATTTGTCTATTCACCTAACTGAAAAATTTGGAAAGGGATTTTCTCAACGAAATTTAGAGCAGATGAGACAATTTTATTTGTCTTATTCAATTCCGCAGACACTGTCTGCGAAATCTGAAAATGAAAATGATCAAAAAAGACAGACACTGTCTGACCTTTTCGAAATAAGAAAATCTTTACCTGAAAAATTCAATCTTTCATGGTCTCATTATCTCAAATTAATGAGAATCAGTAATATTAATGAAAGAAAATTCTACGAAATCGAGAGCTTTAAAAACAACTGGAGCTTAAGATTTTATTAA